A region of the Streptobacillus ratti genome:
ATATATTTTAGGAATTAGTCCTAGTATACTATTACCTATAATTATTATCATAATGTCTATATTTATGAAAATGAAATTAAAAGATGCTTTTATGTCAGGTATAACACTTGCAATTGCATTTACATCAATTTCTTTAGTTATAGGGTTTATGTTTGGTACAATATCTCCAGTAGCTCAAAAATTTGTTGAATATACCAACATTAAACTTAATGTTATAGATTTAGGATTTTCGCCCATGGTAACTATTTCATTTGCTTGGCGTTTTTCTATAATAATGTTTCCATTACAGATTATACTAAATTTAATTATGATACATTTTAATTTCACTAATGTATTAAATGTAGATATCTTTAATATTTGGACTAAAGCATTTACGGCAGCTATAGTTTCTGTTATCTCAGGAAGTGTAATTTTTGGCTTTATATCTGCAATTATTCAGATTTTAATAGAATTAAAAGTTGCTGAAAAGATTAGACCTAGAGTAGAACAGATGACAGGTATTGCATCTACAACAACTACACATATTTCTATTGTACAATGTGTGATTATGTATCCTATTAATAATCTTTTAGATAAAATATCATTTATTAAAAATACAAAACTTGATATAGAATATTTGAAAAATAGAATAGGTGTATTTGGCGAAGATTCTGTTATGGGATTTTTAATAGGTATGACACTTTCAGTATTTTCAGGATACTCATTACTTGAAAGTGTTGAAATTGCAGTAAAACTTGCAAGTGCATTAGTTTTGCTCCCTATAATAGCTAATATGTTTGTAAAAGCATTAAATCCAGTATCAGAAGTAGCTAAAGAGTTTATGAAGAATATGTATAAGGATAGAGATATAGTAATAGGGCTAGAGTGGACTATACTTGGTTCTATAGGGGAATTATGGATAGTTTCAGTACTGTTAATTCCTGTTACATTAGTATTAGCATTAATATTTTCAAAATTAGGATTTAGTAGTATTTTACCACTGCCT
Encoded here:
- a CDS encoding PTS transporter subunit IIC, with the translated sequence MSEIIKYILGISPSILLPIIIIIMSIFMKMKLKDAFMSGITLAIAFTSISLVIGFMFGTISPVAQKFVEYTNIKLNVIDLGFSPMVTISFAWRFSIIMFPLQIILNLIMIHFNFTNVLNVDIFNIWTKAFTAAIVSVISGSVIFGFISAIIQILIELKVAEKIRPRVEQMTGIASTTTTHISIVQCVIMYPINNLLDKISFIKNTKLDIEYLKNRIGVFGEDSVMGFLIGMTLSVFSGYSLLESVEIAVKLASALVLLPIIANMFVKALNPVSEVAKEFMKNMYKDRDIVIGLEWTILGSIGELWIVSVLLIPVTLVLALIFSKLGFSSILPLPGIVNLMVVVPALIVANRNLLKMLILGTLITPIYLMVSTNIAPAITELSKSISVNGGQLISYYSFESPYFRWTLIKLFEFKVYGIVSSLILILLFMYFYKNFVNKKI